A region of Zeugodacus cucurbitae isolate PBARC_wt_2022May chromosome 5, idZeuCucr1.2, whole genome shotgun sequence DNA encodes the following proteins:
- the Pab_0 gene encoding uncharacterized protein Pab_0 isoform X1, whose amino-acid sequence MMAANSRVFQYYLENFFKFPKEIKNDIVYCQRSLKAHIKVHQMVIDVFNQEEDADPAQKQRILEEIESEIYEINAEQHFLFLRLRRIIDEFTKMLKKNDVIIDNEAINSTISKDVVPLINDLSVEILPGTVLFRNTEQKLIEKYFEIQKEKIVYEIEDSDEDNNLILSSGEFLDGFGVTSTDAFNLPGSNGNSNSFSQMSLLKPISQRLVGNGRFTDASKFLQLNLVEEKANNDITNENEVLLEDVSGFPDTSNKNNESVESLQDLPVSKNVKISRLNLRQALNKARTENMVAKAAASIIARSVPTSTTSTCHASTSLETVIHSQRKYEIRTRSTRNNNGNTLTGAVVPRERNTTELNSSSDDSNPERLQTTSQSQWGVLDSTEHRTLPEHYGQEMFLRLFQLFTPIMIVQMQQRRSKRKRRTVHNNERADFHYGRIEYGSYPPPEKKRKTFLISPQVKRVLQSKRPKRINTDKNENQAPSRSSSSSPDEKRCCNECLKSGGCFDECLECKGYYHQLCHIEEDEKSIELTNVPMQENVLQNVCPACKRQRSSLLNKDALHSTAQELEEKLAHEKDRRVNLQQESKMYKLQMRNLFNIVNTIKCDQENDSSG is encoded by the exons atgatGGCAGCGAATTCTcgtgtttttcaatattatttggaaaatttctTCAAGTTTccgaaagaaattaaaaatgatatcgTGTACTGCCAGCGCTCTCTAAAGGCTCATATCAAGGTGCATCAG aTGGTCATTGACGTATTTAATCAGGAGGAAGATGCA GATCCGGCACAGAAACAACGTATTTTGGAAGAGATTGAATCGGAGATTTACGAAATAAATGCTGAACAGCATTTTCTATTCCTAAGACTTCGTCGAATAATTGATGAATTCACCAAAATGTTAAAAAAGAATGACGTGATTATCGATAATGAAGCAATAAACTCTACGATTTCTAAGGATGTAGTACCTCTTATTAATGATCTGTCTGTAGAAATATTACCCGGAACAGTACTGTTTCGGAACAcagaacaaaaattaattgaaaaatattttgaaatacagAAAGAAAAGATAGtatatgaaattgaagattCGGATGAAgacaacaatttaattttgtctTCAGGTGAATTTCTCGATGGCTTTGGTGTAACTAGTACTGATGCCTTCAATTTGCCAGGTTCCAATGGAAATTCGAATAGCTTTTCTCAAATGTCTTTACTGAAACCAATTTCCCAACGATTGGTTGGTAATGGACGCTTTACAGATGCTTCCAAATTCTTGCAACTGAATCTTGTGGAAGAAAAAGCTAATAATGACATCACAAATGAAAATGAGGTGCTGTTAGAAGATGTATCCGGGTTTCCCGAtacgtcaaataaaaataacgaGTCCGTTGAGTCATTACAAGATTTACCTGTTTCGAAGAACGTAAAAATTAGCCGCCTCAATCTTCGGCAAGCTCTTAATAAAGCACGTACTGAAAATATGGTTGCCAAGGCAGCTGCAAGCATTATTGCACGTTCTGTACCCACTTCTACGACATCAACTTGTCATGCCTCCACTTCTTTAGAAACGGTAATACATTCCcaacgaaaatatgaaataagaaCAAGATCAACAAGAAATAATAATGGAAACACATTAACGGGTGCAGTAGTTCCCAGAGAAAGAAATACTACAGAATTAAATTCATCTTCTGATGATTCTAATCCTGAAAGACTTCAAACCACGTCTCAATCCCAATGGGGAGTGCTGGATTCAACTGAACATCGAACTCTGCCTGAACATTATGGGCAAGAAATGTTCTTACGTTTATTTCAACTGTTTACCCCTATTATGATTGTTCAAATGCAACAACGTCGCTCAAAACGTAAACGACGTACTGTCCATAATAACGAACGTGCTGATTTTCACTATGGTCGCATTGAG TACGGTAGCTATCCTCCACcagaaaaaaaacgcaaaacatttttgatttcaccACAAGTAAAACGCGTTTTACAATCGAAACGCCCGAAACGAATTAATACTGATAAAAACGAGAATCAAGCACCATCACGATCTAGTTCCAGCTCACCAGATGAAAAACGGTGTTGCAATGAGTGCCTTAAAAGTGGGg GTTGTTTTGATGAATGTCTCGAATGCAAAGGATATTACCATCAATTATGTCATATAGAAGAAGACGAAAAGTCAATTGAGCTTACAAATGTCCCAATGCAAGAAAATGTACTACAAAACGTATGCCCTGCTTGTAAACGACAACGATCAAGCTTACTTAACAAAG atGCCCTTCATTCCACAGCACAAGAGCTTGAAGAGAAACTCGCTCACGAAAAGGATCGGCGTGTGAATTTGCAGCaagaaagtaaaatgtataaattacaAATGCGCAACTTATTCAATATTGTTAATACTATCAAATGTGATCAAGAAAACGATAGTTCCGGATAA
- the Pab_0 gene encoding uncharacterized protein Pab_0 isoform X2 translates to MVIDVFNQEEDADPAQKQRILEEIESEIYEINAEQHFLFLRLRRIIDEFTKMLKKNDVIIDNEAINSTISKDVVPLINDLSVEILPGTVLFRNTEQKLIEKYFEIQKEKIVYEIEDSDEDNNLILSSGEFLDGFGVTSTDAFNLPGSNGNSNSFSQMSLLKPISQRLVGNGRFTDASKFLQLNLVEEKANNDITNENEVLLEDVSGFPDTSNKNNESVESLQDLPVSKNVKISRLNLRQALNKARTENMVAKAAASIIARSVPTSTTSTCHASTSLETVIHSQRKYEIRTRSTRNNNGNTLTGAVVPRERNTTELNSSSDDSNPERLQTTSQSQWGVLDSTEHRTLPEHYGQEMFLRLFQLFTPIMIVQMQQRRSKRKRRTVHNNERADFHYGRIEYGSYPPPEKKRKTFLISPQVKRVLQSKRPKRINTDKNENQAPSRSSSSSPDEKRCCNECLKSGGCFDECLECKGYYHQLCHIEEDEKSIELTNVPMQENVLQNVCPACKRQRSSLLNKDALHSTAQELEEKLAHEKDRRVNLQQESKMYKLQMRNLFNIVNTIKCDQENDSSG, encoded by the exons aTGGTCATTGACGTATTTAATCAGGAGGAAGATGCA GATCCGGCACAGAAACAACGTATTTTGGAAGAGATTGAATCGGAGATTTACGAAATAAATGCTGAACAGCATTTTCTATTCCTAAGACTTCGTCGAATAATTGATGAATTCACCAAAATGTTAAAAAAGAATGACGTGATTATCGATAATGAAGCAATAAACTCTACGATTTCTAAGGATGTAGTACCTCTTATTAATGATCTGTCTGTAGAAATATTACCCGGAACAGTACTGTTTCGGAACAcagaacaaaaattaattgaaaaatattttgaaatacagAAAGAAAAGATAGtatatgaaattgaagattCGGATGAAgacaacaatttaattttgtctTCAGGTGAATTTCTCGATGGCTTTGGTGTAACTAGTACTGATGCCTTCAATTTGCCAGGTTCCAATGGAAATTCGAATAGCTTTTCTCAAATGTCTTTACTGAAACCAATTTCCCAACGATTGGTTGGTAATGGACGCTTTACAGATGCTTCCAAATTCTTGCAACTGAATCTTGTGGAAGAAAAAGCTAATAATGACATCACAAATGAAAATGAGGTGCTGTTAGAAGATGTATCCGGGTTTCCCGAtacgtcaaataaaaataacgaGTCCGTTGAGTCATTACAAGATTTACCTGTTTCGAAGAACGTAAAAATTAGCCGCCTCAATCTTCGGCAAGCTCTTAATAAAGCACGTACTGAAAATATGGTTGCCAAGGCAGCTGCAAGCATTATTGCACGTTCTGTACCCACTTCTACGACATCAACTTGTCATGCCTCCACTTCTTTAGAAACGGTAATACATTCCcaacgaaaatatgaaataagaaCAAGATCAACAAGAAATAATAATGGAAACACATTAACGGGTGCAGTAGTTCCCAGAGAAAGAAATACTACAGAATTAAATTCATCTTCTGATGATTCTAATCCTGAAAGACTTCAAACCACGTCTCAATCCCAATGGGGAGTGCTGGATTCAACTGAACATCGAACTCTGCCTGAACATTATGGGCAAGAAATGTTCTTACGTTTATTTCAACTGTTTACCCCTATTATGATTGTTCAAATGCAACAACGTCGCTCAAAACGTAAACGACGTACTGTCCATAATAACGAACGTGCTGATTTTCACTATGGTCGCATTGAG TACGGTAGCTATCCTCCACcagaaaaaaaacgcaaaacatttttgatttcaccACAAGTAAAACGCGTTTTACAATCGAAACGCCCGAAACGAATTAATACTGATAAAAACGAGAATCAAGCACCATCACGATCTAGTTCCAGCTCACCAGATGAAAAACGGTGTTGCAATGAGTGCCTTAAAAGTGGGg GTTGTTTTGATGAATGTCTCGAATGCAAAGGATATTACCATCAATTATGTCATATAGAAGAAGACGAAAAGTCAATTGAGCTTACAAATGTCCCAATGCAAGAAAATGTACTACAAAACGTATGCCCTGCTTGTAAACGACAACGATCAAGCTTACTTAACAAAG atGCCCTTCATTCCACAGCACAAGAGCTTGAAGAGAAACTCGCTCACGAAAAGGATCGGCGTGTGAATTTGCAGCaagaaagtaaaatgtataaattacaAATGCGCAACTTATTCAATATTGTTAATACTATCAAATGTGATCAAGAAAACGATAGTTCCGGATAA
- the Pab_0 gene encoding uncharacterized protein Pab_0 isoform X3: MQWNNILYATQQDPAQKQRILEEIESEIYEINAEQHFLFLRLRRIIDEFTKMLKKNDVIIDNEAINSTISKDVVPLINDLSVEILPGTVLFRNTEQKLIEKYFEIQKEKIVYEIEDSDEDNNLILSSGEFLDGFGVTSTDAFNLPGSNGNSNSFSQMSLLKPISQRLVGNGRFTDASKFLQLNLVEEKANNDITNENEVLLEDVSGFPDTSNKNNESVESLQDLPVSKNVKISRLNLRQALNKARTENMVAKAAASIIARSVPTSTTSTCHASTSLETVIHSQRKYEIRTRSTRNNNGNTLTGAVVPRERNTTELNSSSDDSNPERLQTTSQSQWGVLDSTEHRTLPEHYGQEMFLRLFQLFTPIMIVQMQQRRSKRKRRTVHNNERADFHYGRIEYGSYPPPEKKRKTFLISPQVKRVLQSKRPKRINTDKNENQAPSRSSSSSPDEKRCCNECLKSGGCFDECLECKGYYHQLCHIEEDEKSIELTNVPMQENVLQNVCPACKRQRSSLLNKDALHSTAQELEEKLAHEKDRRVNLQQESKMYKLQMRNLFNIVNTIKCDQENDSSG; encoded by the exons ATGCA GTGGAATAATATTTTGTACGCAACCCAACAGGATCCGGCACAGAAACAACGTATTTTGGAAGAGATTGAATCGGAGATTTACGAAATAAATGCTGAACAGCATTTTCTATTCCTAAGACTTCGTCGAATAATTGATGAATTCACCAAAATGTTAAAAAAGAATGACGTGATTATCGATAATGAAGCAATAAACTCTACGATTTCTAAGGATGTAGTACCTCTTATTAATGATCTGTCTGTAGAAATATTACCCGGAACAGTACTGTTTCGGAACAcagaacaaaaattaattgaaaaatattttgaaatacagAAAGAAAAGATAGtatatgaaattgaagattCGGATGAAgacaacaatttaattttgtctTCAGGTGAATTTCTCGATGGCTTTGGTGTAACTAGTACTGATGCCTTCAATTTGCCAGGTTCCAATGGAAATTCGAATAGCTTTTCTCAAATGTCTTTACTGAAACCAATTTCCCAACGATTGGTTGGTAATGGACGCTTTACAGATGCTTCCAAATTCTTGCAACTGAATCTTGTGGAAGAAAAAGCTAATAATGACATCACAAATGAAAATGAGGTGCTGTTAGAAGATGTATCCGGGTTTCCCGAtacgtcaaataaaaataacgaGTCCGTTGAGTCATTACAAGATTTACCTGTTTCGAAGAACGTAAAAATTAGCCGCCTCAATCTTCGGCAAGCTCTTAATAAAGCACGTACTGAAAATATGGTTGCCAAGGCAGCTGCAAGCATTATTGCACGTTCTGTACCCACTTCTACGACATCAACTTGTCATGCCTCCACTTCTTTAGAAACGGTAATACATTCCcaacgaaaatatgaaataagaaCAAGATCAACAAGAAATAATAATGGAAACACATTAACGGGTGCAGTAGTTCCCAGAGAAAGAAATACTACAGAATTAAATTCATCTTCTGATGATTCTAATCCTGAAAGACTTCAAACCACGTCTCAATCCCAATGGGGAGTGCTGGATTCAACTGAACATCGAACTCTGCCTGAACATTATGGGCAAGAAATGTTCTTACGTTTATTTCAACTGTTTACCCCTATTATGATTGTTCAAATGCAACAACGTCGCTCAAAACGTAAACGACGTACTGTCCATAATAACGAACGTGCTGATTTTCACTATGGTCGCATTGAG TACGGTAGCTATCCTCCACcagaaaaaaaacgcaaaacatttttgatttcaccACAAGTAAAACGCGTTTTACAATCGAAACGCCCGAAACGAATTAATACTGATAAAAACGAGAATCAAGCACCATCACGATCTAGTTCCAGCTCACCAGATGAAAAACGGTGTTGCAATGAGTGCCTTAAAAGTGGGg GTTGTTTTGATGAATGTCTCGAATGCAAAGGATATTACCATCAATTATGTCATATAGAAGAAGACGAAAAGTCAATTGAGCTTACAAATGTCCCAATGCAAGAAAATGTACTACAAAACGTATGCCCTGCTTGTAAACGACAACGATCAAGCTTACTTAACAAAG atGCCCTTCATTCCACAGCACAAGAGCTTGAAGAGAAACTCGCTCACGAAAAGGATCGGCGTGTGAATTTGCAGCaagaaagtaaaatgtataaattacaAATGCGCAACTTATTCAATATTGTTAATACTATCAAATGTGATCAAGAAAACGATAGTTCCGGATAA
- the LOC105212863 gene encoding uncharacterized protein LOC105212863 isoform X3, with protein MRLLRRCFQCRSRGELGSCKDPFSFNATDVENEPGLSAVPCASGWCGKVIEGGGTYAVDDYDQAIQRMCVQRGPDDNQDRCANTVYNYKKVYMCFCQGDLCNSSSNIRANYFYFGIVIVVFICNQLFASLS; from the exons ATGC GGTTGCTTCGTCGGTGTTTCCAATGTCGATCTAGAGGTGAACTTGGAAGTTGTAAAGATCCATTCTCTTTTAATGCAACTGATGTTGAAAATGAACCCGGATTATCGGCTGTACCATGTGCTTCTGGCTGGTGTGGGAAAGTAATCGAAGGTGGTGGCACATATGCTGTGGACG ACTACGACCAAGCAATACAGCGGATGTGTGTACAACGAGGTCCAGATGATAATCAAGATCGTTGTGCCAATACtgtttacaattacaaaaaagtTTATATGTGTTTTTGTCAAGGAGATTTATGCAATTCGAGCTCAAATATCCGtgctaattatttttattttggaattgtaatagtcgtttttATATGTAATCAATTATTTGCATCTCTATCTTAA
- the LOC105212863 gene encoding uncharacterized protein LOC105212863 isoform X2 — protein sequence MRKCIVVFASLLVIYAQLSNGLLRRCFQCRSRGELGSCKDPFSFNATDVENEPGLSAVPCASGWCGKVIEGGGTYAVDDYDQAIQRMCVQRGPDDNQDRCANTVYNYKKVYMCFCQGDLCNSSSNIRANYFYFGIVIVVFICNQLFASLS from the exons ATGCGTAAATGCATAGTTGTATTTGCTTCGTTATTGGTTATTTATGCCCAATTATCAAATG GGTTGCTTCGTCGGTGTTTCCAATGTCGATCTAGAGGTGAACTTGGAAGTTGTAAAGATCCATTCTCTTTTAATGCAACTGATGTTGAAAATGAACCCGGATTATCGGCTGTACCATGTGCTTCTGGCTGGTGTGGGAAAGTAATCGAAGGTGGTGGCACATATGCTGTGGACG ACTACGACCAAGCAATACAGCGGATGTGTGTACAACGAGGTCCAGATGATAATCAAGATCGTTGTGCCAATACtgtttacaattacaaaaaagtTTATATGTGTTTTTGTCAAGGAGATTTATGCAATTCGAGCTCAAATATCCGtgctaattatttttattttggaattgtaatagtcgtttttATATGTAATCAATTATTTGCATCTCTATCTTAA
- the LOC105212863 gene encoding uncharacterized protein LOC105212863 isoform X1 has translation MHSCICFVIGYLCPIIKWLVLETTSRLLRRCFQCRSRGELGSCKDPFSFNATDVENEPGLSAVPCASGWCGKVIEGGGTYAVDDYDQAIQRMCVQRGPDDNQDRCANTVYNYKKVYMCFCQGDLCNSSSNIRANYFYFGIVIVVFICNQLFASLS, from the exons ATGCATAGTTGTATTTGCTTCGTTATTGGTTATTTATGCCCAATTATCAAATGGCTAGTATTAGAAACTACATCGC GGTTGCTTCGTCGGTGTTTCCAATGTCGATCTAGAGGTGAACTTGGAAGTTGTAAAGATCCATTCTCTTTTAATGCAACTGATGTTGAAAATGAACCCGGATTATCGGCTGTACCATGTGCTTCTGGCTGGTGTGGGAAAGTAATCGAAGGTGGTGGCACATATGCTGTGGACG ACTACGACCAAGCAATACAGCGGATGTGTGTACAACGAGGTCCAGATGATAATCAAGATCGTTGTGCCAATACtgtttacaattacaaaaaagtTTATATGTGTTTTTGTCAAGGAGATTTATGCAATTCGAGCTCAAATATCCGtgctaattatttttattttggaattgtaatagtcgtttttATATGTAATCAATTATTTGCATCTCTATCTTAA